From Carassius auratus strain Wakin chromosome 9, ASM336829v1, whole genome shotgun sequence:
aagaaaactaaTGAGtctacttgcagtataaaactaataaactagtagtttactgagactacaCTTAAAAGTTTACAAAGTATTTAATGAGTAAACTGTCAGTAAACATATAATCTCACTTTTAGTaaaattgcagtacaaactacaaacacaaaggcaaactagttgtgtactcaaagtttgctactttTACATACTaaaaagtgggccaatttagtcccaaggagtaggCTACTGAGACAGTACCCTTACAAGTatacactgatatttgtatacttgctacataaagtatacttgaAAATATTCTTGAAATTTACTTAAATATACCTAGTAAAACAAACTTGAAGTATAGTGCTTCTTGACGAGGGCTCTCTGAACCCGATGAGATGATGGTGGTTTTGTGCTGGAGGTCTGAGactggctctgtgtgtgtgctgagcAGGTTTGAGCTGGGCTCCGCTCTGTTTGTGGGATGGGGCGGCTCGGCTCTCCTCGTGGTGGGAGGATTGGTGTTCAGCATCACCGCAGGGAAGGAAGCCTGCCGATCCAGGTATCACTGCACATCATCCGTCAACTACACCACAAACAAATCCCATTTCAGCCGCAGACTCTGTAGTGTTAAGAGATAAGAATGAACAAGCATGTTCTTCAGATTCGCCCTGTTGACAAAGAGGTGAAGGACGCCCAACTGGTTTGTAATACAAAGTGTGCTTAAAGGGATCAAACTTGGCATCTTGTGTTCCACTGGGAAAGCTGGTTATATAATCAGTATTCAATGTGTCGTGCAAAGGGTAAATTGAGcacaaatgcacattttcacACTGAATGTAGGAATTGTTTGTATCTGCTTGGCCTTGTGTTGGTGAATTTTGGACAGATGTCCTGTCACTGAATGTCATCACGATTAGATGTTTCTGATTTCAGCTCCAAGACCCAAGAGATGTCCAATCACACTCCTCCCTCCAATCTCTCTGAAGCGAACCAGAAGACACACAGTCCTCCGCTGTCACCCATCCCTGACCGAGCGAACCAGAAGACCAGCAAACCTCCCAAAGCATCTCACGCCGTGGACGCTTACGTCTGATGGCCCCCTTCATATAATCTATAATCTTTAGGAGAATGTCCTTAGTAATAGTTTGAGGCACGTGTTTAGTAACACAGAGATTGAAACACTGGTGTCCAGTGAAGAGCTGGAGGAATGGTTTGATAGAAGTGAACTGGATCTGCTGGTCTGTGCTAATAAAGACTGACCTACACGTCCAATACAAAACTACTGACTTCTCTggattattcatatttcatagtAAACAATAACTGATCAAGTGTGTACCTAATGATCACTTTGtcaaataatgaatttaatattgtaaatttgaACCTCACAATActagtgttgtcacagtaccGAAATGTCAGTAGTCTACCAAAACCAGTCAAATTTCAGTTCTCTGTACCATAGTAAAAAtgatttgaaattatatatatatatatatatatatatatatatatatatatatatatatatatatatatatatcgtagtttattaataatgataattataatactttaatactttgttgccttcaaaatattttccaatCAAGTAAACTTTGCTTTAAAAAGGTCTAGTAAAAagttataaaagtaataaaatgaagaataaatgaaGTCATTATGCAGAACGAGGTCTATCTATTCTTCATTACTCTCCAAGAACAACTGTGACCTATGTTTGTTTGTCCCATGCGTTGCTATGGTTATTACTGTGACGTCACATGCAGCCTCTCAGAATTCGCGCTCTTTTGGGGAAACCGCCGTTATAATCAATAAAGATGTCCACACTGCtgttagggtgtactcacacgaGGGAAGGTTTGCTTTAACTCGAGCTCCAGTGCgattattattcattttctttattataatgaCAGGGTTTGCACAGAGGGGttaccaggatgtcatgtttgggggggcatttggcttttttgggggggcaacataaacaactgaaaaaattgAGCGCAAGATTAAGCTATACTACACACAATCTGTTTTagtgcatatctttttctaagCCAGGAACCCAGAGATAGGTACAGGGCCCCTATTAGACTATAGGGCTGTCACATAAAAGTTGGTTAAACCcggtcaacattaataatatgatgatgatattattattatttacagattCATATATAGAACAGATCACAGTGATTGCCTGATgatgagtgacaggtgtttgctTGTGAGAAGACTTGCTACACGAGTaggcttttttaaaatgaatctgaagtcacgtttgTATAGACAAgaggtaaattaatttgtttcttctaaGCTGTTCCAGACGTAGGTGCTACCATAAATTCGCCAGTTAGCCTCTAAGTTTCTTTGTGAATGCGgccccaggtaaaaaaaaaaaatgcatatgctcatttgaacagtatgagaacagtatttgaatggtattctctggttgtaagtggcttgggataaaagtgtctgctaaatgaataaatgtaaacatgtaggcCTAGATAAAAGAAAACATTAGGCTACAGGGGGTAAGAAGAGttgaaataaaagctatttttgtgaaactataagaATTGAGTTTATGATATCATTAGCAGAGGCAACATAACTATTTTtaaacatggttttatttttattttatttgtttatttaattttatttatgattagtggtgcttgccataggcaaatataattattattttacggGGCTGTGGAGTCTGTATGGGTTTGTTCTCCCTCAGctaggggtgggtgatataataaaaatctaataagtctgtttttttttgttttgttttttttagaaatcatgattttatcctgattctttgtcatgttggtttttctattttgcaagctgtttgagcatcacagccaaactaatttccctattataaagcattttaaggtaacaaaatatgaaaaagtatgggggatatttaggccaaagtgcatgggtgaagataaaaatctttgtcattattttatcttagttattaaaaaatgagaacaaagatacacattaacGCTTTGTGCTTAGAAAAACCGAATGTCAGAAAAACACAcgaataaaacttttaaataagcagtaaggattaaaaaaaaaagggaataagTGCAGTATCCTGTGAGAGTACCGCTAAGTTAACACTTatgttaatgtattatattaattccgtggcgccagaactgcagctgatagaatgtgcgctgcggcacaatacaacaatatttcttcaaaagcagatcgtggagacatttttatcgtccacaatcaaaaatattaatatactaccCTCGGCAGAAATCGCAGTCGCAAGTCGCAGAATTCTCAGACTTTCAAAAAACCCTGTTTCAGTCAAAATCACGATGTTCCGCTCCCAATGAACTTCGATCCCATACGCAGTTTTGGGACGGCAACTGGAGTGGAAAAGCTCATTTGTGCCACCCTTGTGGACACGCCACTGCTCTAAGGCTCTGCCAGGTAAACATTTCATTGGCGTTCTATTCTCACATGATGCACTTTTTCTGAGCCCTGAAGCCTGAAGCGCGCGCGCACTGTCAAACAGCGCCAAACAGGATTTTCTATGGGTCAGACTCATCTGCTACTGatggaaaaaaatgcacaaaacaatcaacttttaaatgtttatttatcatcaGAGGGACAGTCCGTTTCTCGGGGAGGCAGGGCTTATCCTAGTGCCCCTAGACACGCCCCTGGGTTTGCAACCGTACTGAACTGAGCATTGAATGAAACCCATACTGTGGTCACATGCTCATCAgtcatgtctgtgattggctacgaTGCTCAAATGTTTGATGCTCCTCACAGAGCTGAAGAATGACTGCTAATGTCAGTTCTTTATGAATTTGCAATGCCTTGGTAACAATACACTTGTACTTTACACTACAAATGAAGAAGCCTGCAGGACTTTCAGtttgaatgtttgttttaattaccATTCACTTACATTGGCCCTAACTTTAACCCACATCCCCCTCAACAGCAGCAAGTGTTCAACATGAGGCATATTTTCCCTAATGAGTCATTCTTATTGATTGATTAACAAGCACAGGACAATGGTGACACCGGATTATAAACAGATGTGTTcagatgaaaatataaaattatgtttgtatGCTTTCACACTTTGCTtatgatacattttataaaaaaaaaaaaaaaaaaaaattgtatattttagaaAACAGAATAATGGCCCTAGTCTGAACACACAATTATTAAACAATGTCCATATTTTGATGTGCAAGGCCTGTGTGAGACactgaagcagcagcagcagagtcAGGACGTGTTTGATTCTTCTGCTCCTCTGAACACTGGAGGGTCGGATCAGGAGGACCACCTGACGTGCACGGGCTGGAAGTCCCAGCGGTCCGGGTGACCCATGTGCAGGAGGGAGCTGTAGGGCGAGCTGCTCCACTGGAAGACGGGCACCTGATCCCAGGTGGGACCGCTGACGGCCAGCAGCTCCAGATGGCTGAACAGGCCAGCGCTGGTCACCTTCATGTCCGTGCCGCCGTGAGGACGCTGCTTCAGAGCCCCGAACGGATACGAGCCGTTCCCAGGATTCAGGTCTGAGCGGGCGGAGATGGAGTTCTCTCCGTTCTGAGCGGGGTCACAGCCGTCACAGCGAGACAGAGGGTCCTCCTGGAAGTTATTATACCTGCACAGGACACACAGACTCCATCAGCAGGACATGTGCAGCACAGGGAGCCGCTCTCTACACCGCAGGTAAGAGTGATACCTCATCAGGCGCACCATGGACTCCATGTCTGTCACCAGAGACTGGTTCCTGCGGAAGATCTGCGCTCTGGGGTTGTCTCTGAAGGAGAACCAGGAGCCGTATTTCTGCACCAGCTCCGGTCCTCCGCTGGCGTTGAACACCTCCTCGAAGTACCTGAGACAGAAGAACACAACCTGAGATCTGCAGCTTCAGCACAGGCCAGACGGGCCACAGATGTTTAACGCCCCCATCGTCTGCGAGCTCGCACGACAGCAGGAAACACACCGTctttagagagaagtgcatctGAACTGATCATGACTATAATGGAAGAGTTCCTGCTTTTGATTGGTTTTATTTCGGGCTGGGCTAGGGCCTAAATCTGAGGCCTGTGCGGGGCTCTATGAACGATCCCTTGTATAGGTTCGTCAGAAATGAATTTTAAAAGAATTGTACTTGCATAAGAATCTGTTAATAAAGTTGTGCTGGTCAGTGGTTAAAGTCATCATCACAGCTGAAGTGTGTTTGTCAGTGATCAAGACGTCGATTACTCATGCTACAGTATATAACGACAGCACACACACTACACCACTGTCTCTCTACAAACACATGCTGTGATCACATCTGTCTCAGCACAGCACCAAACACACAGGCTCTGATGGTCTAGACTCACGGGATGTTGTAGCTGGCCCAGTATCCCGTCTGAAACAGCTCCTCCGTTCTGTCTGCGGTTACGATCGTCCcactgcaggacacacacacacacacacacacacggtgtttCTGCACTGACATGCTTAATATCTTCTGTCATTCACCCTAGGAAGTGATAATGTTAATACAGAGCACTGGGACAAGCATCTCGAGATGTTCGGTctttattatataatgaataagAGTGAGTTTGACGCACTGTCTCAATCAGACTCTTACGGTATTTGCTCCAGAACGGTGAAGAGGCCTGGTTGAGTGTATCCCTGTCCCGGGACGAAGGCCTTGTAGTCCACCACCATCCACTGATTGTTGTACCTAGCCAAGCAAGCGACGGAGAGCGTCTGCTTCAGTCCCAGTGAGAAGTGtgtgagaagtgtgtgtgtaagagagagcaGAAGTCATTTACGTTCCGCTGTTGTACTTGCTGAAGATGTCGGTCCAGGCTCGACCGCTGGGAGCGAGGCGATTGGCCACGATGTTCCTCAGCCACTCCATGACCGCTCCACGGGGCTGAACCAATCCCCACAGCGCTGCGTTACTGTTGCCTATGGTGGTCTCCAGAGTCACCtgaagagaacacacacacatgagacaCAAACACCAACAGCAGCTTCAGCTAGAGACAATCGCTTCATTACCAGACCACTGCTGAGCAGATAAAAGTCATCTCCTGAGAAAATAGTGCCAGGATAGGAGGAGAACACTTGGATCCTGCCAGGAATGATCTCCTTCTCTGCAGGAAGAGTGATGAGATGTTATACAGTCAGTCTAGCACAGACAGACAGCACAGTGAGGAGAGCTTGACACCTGCGGGAGCCGTGCGGTAGGTCAAGCTGTATCTCTTCAGGATCCTCAGCATGGACTGGTAGTTGTTCCAGGTGTCGTGGGACACCAGCAGATCCTTCAGACCCGGGAGGAACTTGATGAGAGCCGAGCAGGAGCCAGAGCCCACGGAGCGGGACGGGCTGGACTTGTTCAGTGCCTCCTCCAGGTCCTCCAGGTCTCCACCCATCTGGAACAGCCTGAGAGACGGAGAACACACGATATAACACTGCGCATGGactgagaagaggaagagctgtctGCACTCACAGGAAGCCGAAGGGGTTGATGGAAAAGCTTCCAGAAGGAAAGTCGATCTGTCCGTTGTATCCGTCCTCCAGACCTCGCAGCTGCAGCAGAGACAAGCGCACCTGCGGAGAACATCACAGCTGTGGGACACTCGGCACGACCGGACCATAACTTCAGATAGAAATACACATTAGAGTGCAGAAGTGTTGTAGGTGTGCGTTAAGGAGGAGCCTCATCAGTGACGCACGAGATGTGATGAGGATGTAAGTGTATTATAATGAATCTGTTATTCTGTCCAGATGAAGCGCTGCTGTAGTGTTCATTAAAACTACTGCagaaaaactgaaaccaagccgaaGTACCCAGACATAGATtatgttgttgtttattgttgaTTAAGCAACCTAATTATTCTTGATTTATACACATTATGCACTTATTTCCACAGATAGTTATGCTTTAAATaaagtgcattagtaatattttgctcgatgcaccctcttgtggcctcaggacagaagccaaaagcttttctccCCCTAACTGAAATGATGCATTTTAAAGTCAAATAGAATTAGAATTTTGATCATACTGAAGTACAGAATTCGAGTGTAGTTCTCCAGCCGTTTTGACAGAACGAGTGACCACACAACAGAAAGAGTGGTTCTGCATTAACACGTGCTCACATGGTGAAAGAGAAGTCTCTCTCAACACccagcagctttctgttggtcactGCGGCGAGGTCATGTGACCAACTCGAAAATGAGTGAAACTGATGTGAGGAAGTGTTTCACCCTCACAAGAAACACCTACTGAGTGGACTTTACTCACCACACAGTCACACTGTCACATGAGATGATCCTTTACACACCCTGACAGACAGAGCTGGTTCagtccgagtgtgtgtgtgtgtgtgtgtgtgtgtgtgtgtgtcctgtaccTGGTGCCAGTACGGGGCGTCTGCGTGTGTGTCCATCTGCTGCGTGACCCACTGCAGGTTGCTGGTGATGTAGTCTTTGAGCCGCTGGCAGTAGCTGACATCGTGAGAGAACGGGCCGCAGTAACCCATCAGTGTGTTCATCCAGTGCTTGTAGatgagctgcacacacacacacacacacacacacgttacagaACTGAAGAACAGAACAGATGAGTGTAAAGAGTGTGTCTGCAGTGACACCTGTGAGGAGACGGCAGCCTCCACGACTCCAGCAGCGTACGCCTGCAGCGTGTCATTATAACCCCCGCTGGTGCTGACCTCCAGGAACGcccacctgacacacacacacacacacacacacacacacacacacacatcaggttATGATGCAGTCCTGTCcttcacacagagaacacacacacacacacacacatcaggttATGATGCAGTCCTGTCcttcacacagagaacacacacacacactctcacaaaactagaggtatttcgtattgcttggcgggaaagtagcatatcctacagaaaagcattaaaaactgctagatctgattacttttcttctcttttagaagaaaacaaacataaccccaggtatttattcaatacagtggctaaattaacgaaaaataaagcctcaacaagtgttgacatttcccaacaccacagcagtaatgactttatgaactactttacttctaaagtcgatactattagagataaaattgcaaccattcagtcgtca
This genomic window contains:
- the plbd2 gene encoding putative phospholipase B-like 2, translating into MKRCVCRGSMACYLLFFFLCAVHLSRAQIYSALYDEKTSRLFLREGLQPNSVAVANFTDDINNTGWAFLEVSTSGGYNDTLQAYAAGVVEAAVSSQLIYKHWMNTLMGYCGPFSHDVSYCQRLKDYITSNLQWVTQQMDTHADAPYWHQVRLSLLQLRGLEDGYNGQIDFPSGSFSINPFGFLLFQMGGDLEDLEEALNKSSPSRSVGSGSCSALIKFLPGLKDLLVSHDTWNNYQSMLRILKRYSLTYRTAPAEKEIIPGRIQVFSSYPGTIFSGDDFYLLSSGLVTLETTIGNSNAALWGLVQPRGAVMEWLRNIVANRLAPSGRAWTDIFSKYNSGTYNNQWMVVDYKAFVPGQGYTQPGLFTVLEQIPGTIVTADRTEELFQTGYWASYNIPYFEEVFNASGGPELVQKYGSWFSFRDNPRAQIFRRNQSLVTDMESMVRLMRYNNFQEDPLSRCDGCDPAQNGENSISARSDLNPGNGSYPFGALKQRPHGGTDMKVTSAGLFSHLELLAVSGPTWDQVPVFQWSSSPYSSLLHMGHPDRWDFQPVHVRWSS